gtaaaccatttttatcttaaaaatgtactgaaatgcacaaaatgaccaaaatttctACTAAGAACAACCCTACAGACATAAACTGACCAAAATTAGAGACACAACCATCAAAATGAGCCACAAACTGAAGATTTCAAGAACAAttctagataaaagcctgaaaccttcacttgtttgtcttgctaacatcagcagatcagattgctgttaaatacagcagtggaaaaaagtttttggacatcccatacatttgtgaaatactgcattaagaatcactttgaggtcttcaagagtaatttattttagtacaatcataaaactaaacacatcctaaaaaagacattaaaaactgaaaattgactggttccataaaatgagaaatttggaagaatttagttttgttagtttttcttgaagacaaacaaaaaaatatcatttgtatttgtgtgtctgatgcagccacacccttagaaacacaaaaaaaggactattcaacaaatatttgatgatatttaagattgtgtaaaaattttcagggtgtctgaaaacttttttcccctcactgtatctgtcaaagcatgaaaatgtgccaTTATGAAAATGCCACTATCTCCAGACACATATATGTGGTCATGGTTCCGTGATGCcaatgtcatggtaatgactggatgcagctaatttacaaagaaatgattctaaactacatgtcagctttcaaagattggacttttcatagaacacttcatgtttttatatttcaactcACACATAATCAGAGATTAGTTGATCTACTTGTTCAATACTCGAGATACTTCAGACAGTCATATGAATCCTAAGGACAGTAATCTCCGaaattaattatgattaatcatcagagaatcactgaaccagctctgcatctaaTGGGTTCCTGCAGCCCACAGGGATCTGAGGAACCATTAAGGTGGTAATCGAGGAAATtcgccctgctgctcactgcctccatccagacttctatccctctaccactgataattcatttaactgagtaaccactttgaatggtttaattaatttacagtcacgtctgttaacgacagctttcctcttaatggattttgtAACGAAGCAatgaagacactaaacaagaaattagacctgaattctgtgaagccggatctcaaggactttaagtttgtggaggacttcatgaacttttactgaaccctgcatggagaaatcttcttggcaggggttcagtctgtgtccagtgtgcatacgctggtgtcgttgtagggttccttgttggttggacgttggtccagattggtcaaagcagcactgttcaccattggcagagtgctgacaagtctgagagttttgtccatctgttctgATCTGGGGCTGCTctgcggcgtagtggttagcactttcgcctagcagcaagaagatccctggtttgaatcccggggtgggcctgggatctttctgcatggagtttgcatggtctccctgagcatgcgtgggtttcctccgggcactccggcttcctcccacagtccaaaaacatgctgaggttaattgattattctaaattgcccgtaggtgtgaatgtgagtgtgattgttcttctatgtatgtagccctgcgacagactggcgacttgtccagggtgtatcctgccttcgcccgagtcagctgggataggctccagcgaccctagtgaggataaagcggtgtatagaggatggatggatgttccgttctgcttggaaaacaaacacacaaacacagagaacgtcagtgtttcctgcagcattgaagaactgatgccttgcctgagatagagagcaccccaaatgacatctgaagacacttttacctgttggaatttaacattcagttgtctgattacatcagaattcctaatctaacctacatccccagattaacctggaccagatttctgtgtcaaaaccaatacaggttagactgaacaATAGCTGAcaatgtgttaacagaattcaactgaccacagttgttcaaaacagttttgaaacaattttgcagcaatagccaaaattatccaatacataattgtgtgtacactgtgactgagaccagtctttacatacctcactgtgacactgactgaatgctttctttctggtgtggatctgctggtgttgtttcagggaatacaaagttgtaaaagtcttcttacactcgtcacatctgtatggtctctccccagtgtggacacgttggtgaactttgaggtatgcaatgtagctgtagcgtttcccacactggtcacaaatgtatggtttaaccccagtgtgggtcacttcatgagcttttaactgtgagtacaatacaaatggttcaccacagtgatcacatcggtacacatcatgtccagtgtggatgcgttggtgatattttaagctctgttggtgcttgaaagttttttcacaggagtcacagtgatACCGCTTTCcaccagaatgggggcattgatggatcaacaactgttcattttgagtaaaggttttcacacactgatcacagctgaatggtttaactccactgtgaatgagttgatgactttttaacgtactcttgtgagtaaaagatttctcacactgatcacagctgaacaatttcactccactgtgaacgaGTTGATGACGTTTTAagtgactcttgtgagtaaaagtctttccacactgatcacagctgaacaatttcactccactgtgaacgaGTTGATGACGTTTTAAGTGACTCTTGTGAGTGAAAgccttcccacactgatcacagctgaatggtttaacttcactgtgaatgagttgatgacttcttAACGTACTCTTGCGAGTAAAAGActtctcacactgatcacagctgaatggtttaactccactgtgaatgagttgatgacgttttaagtgactcttgtgagtaaaagcctttccacattgatcacagctgaacaatTTCACTTCACTGTGAAGGAGTTCATGTTTTGTTAGATAACCCTgatgagtaaaagcctttccacactgatcacagctgaatggtttgtccacagtgtgaatacgtttgtgaattcttagctttgttgctgtgataaaagtcttgccacattgctcacaactgagtgattcatctctttttgctgttgttgccgaaccatccttatcctcctcagaggtccgacatctcactccattgctgtgtttacgtttctgtagcaaaagacaaagataaaaacagaggcagtgatggaagagcaatcatgaaaaaattgaacctaaaagtctcaattccatgtagttggacacgaggctgaaacaagatcaagaatctgcagacatgctagcagctttgtcattacaAACCTcgaaatgtgtcaacagcacactcacaatgtcatctattttcacaggccgatagttttcagctttctgcacggtagttttagaatattgggtAGTAAAACCTTTCTATCAccgtgaaaagcaaagcagagctgggactgatgggattgtaccaccaggatctcttcatccccagactttccattaagttacattactggagaaatgtacaatatgaaaagcatacaacatcaatgtctagatttaggtcttaatggcagcagggtcaattcagaccaccaacattttctagtttctcctcggggatcagatgttgatacaagtccagaaaagatctgtaattctgccactgaattctggatttgaccccaacgacccgggcaatttgttgtgcagcagttacacaagcgttcatcatcaaacaacaaaacaacaaaacagtaaaacagttaaaggaatagcaacgattaaagaaaatgtttcaaaaatgtaaaaaaacacattaaaacaattacaagcaaaataaaagccatttaaagaaaaatcaaacaaaacataagatagacagggacatcggcagcaatcttagtcatttagtcagacgtagtcaaagttttcaataaacggccacccatgtaatcaggtagaggacttttctttggtctgcactgtttgagacaccagattacattgcccacatcaagaaagggattctgtggag
This portion of the Acanthochromis polyacanthus isolate Apoly-LR-REF ecotype Palm Island chromosome 22, KAUST_Apoly_ChrSc, whole genome shotgun sequence genome encodes:
- the LOC127531946 gene encoding zinc finger protein OZF-like isoform X16, whose translation is MDSSQKKRKHSNGVRCRTSEEDKDGSATTAKRDESLSCEQCGKTFITATKLRIHKRIHTVDKPFSCDQCGKAFTHQGYLTKHELLHSEVKLFSCDQCGKAFTHKSHLKRHQLIHSGVKPFSCDQCEKSFTRKSTLRSHQLIHSEVKPFSCDQCGKAFTHKSHLKRHQLVHSGVKLFSCDQCGKTFTHKSHLKRHQLVHSGVKLFSCDQCEKSFTHKSTLKSHQLIHSGVKPFSCDQCVKTFTQNEQLLIHQCPHSGGKRYHCDSCEKTFKHQQSLKYHQRIHTGHDVYRCDHCGEPFVLYSQLKAHEVTHTGVKPYICDQCGKRYSYIAYLKVHQRVHTGERPYRCDECKKTFTTLYSLKQHQQIHTRKKAFSQCHSEQNGTSIHPLYTALSSLGSLEPIPADSGEGRIHPGQVASLSQGYIHRRTITLTFTPTGNLE
- the LOC127531946 gene encoding zinc finger protein OZF-like isoform X15: MLTAIFSELNNGGNMDSSQKKRKHSNGVRCRTSEEDKDGSATTAKRDESLSCEQCGKTFITATKLRIHKRIHTVDKPFSCDQCGKAFTHQGYLTKHELLHSEVKLFSCDQCGKAFTHKSHLKRHQLIHSGVKPFSCDQCEKSFTRKSTLRSHQLIHSEVKPFSCDQCGKAFTHKSHLKRHQLVHSGVKLFSCDQCGKTFTHKSHLKRHQLVHSGVKLFSCDQCEKSFTHKSTLKSHQLIHSGVKPFSCDQCVKTFTQNEQLLIHQCPHSGGKRYHCDSCEKTFKHQQSLKYHQRIHTGHDVYRCDHCGEPFVLYSQLKAHEVTHTGVKPYICDQCGKRYSYIAYLKVHQRVHTGERPYRCDECKKTFTTLYSLKQHQQIHTRKKAFSQCHSENGTSIHPLYTALSSLGSLEPIPADSGEGRIHPGQVASLSQGYIHRRTITLTFTPTGNLE
- the LOC127531946 gene encoding zinc finger protein OZF-like isoform X14 → MLTAIFSELNNGGNMDSSQKKRKHSNGVRCRTSEEDKDGSATTAKRDESLSCEQCGKTFITATKLRIHKRIHTVDKPFSCDQCGKAFTHQGYLTKHELLHSEVKLFSCDQCGKAFTHKSHLKRHQLIHSGVKPFSCDQCEKSFTRKSTLRSHQLIHSEVKPFSCDQCGKAFTHKSHLKRHQLVHSGVKLFSCDQCGKTFTHKSHLKRHQLVHSGVKLFSCDQCEKSFTHKSTLKSHQLIHSGVKPFSCDQCVKTFTQNEQLLIHQCPHSGGKRYHCDSCEKTFKHQQSLKYHQRIHTGHDVYRCDHCGEPFVLYSQLKAHEVTHTGVKPYICDQCGKRYSYIAYLKVHQRVHTGERPYRCDECKKTFTTLYSLKQHQQIHTRKKAFSQCHSEQNGTSIHPLYTALSSLGSLEPIPADSGEGRIHPGQVASLSQGYIHRRTITLTFTPTGNLE